The Sandaracinus amylolyticus genomic interval CGTTCAGTCCGCGAACGAGCGAGTGGAGCGGCCCTTCCGCGTGCGTTCCCGAGAGGCCCCGTGCTCGAGATCAGGCCGCCTGCTGGAGGCCCTGGAGGTTGATCTTGGAGCGGTTGTTCACGACCAGGTTCATCACCTGGACGGTCGCGCCGTTGATGTCGTCGAGCAGCGACTGCGTCTTGCCGTTGAGCACGGCGAAGCCGATCAGCGCGATGATCGCGGCGAGGAGACCGAAGGCCGTGCAGTTCATGGCCTCCGAGATACCGCGGGCGAGCATCGTCGCGCGGCTCGCGGCGTCGGCGTTCGCGACCGCGCCGAAGGCGGCGATCAGACCGGTGACGGTGCCGAGAAGGCCCGAGAGCATCGCGAGGTTCGCGAGGAGCGCGAGGTAGCCCGTGCGCTGCTCGATCTTCGGGAGCTCACGGAGCGCGGCCTCGTCCATCGCCGCCTGCACTTCCGAGTCGGGGCGATTGACCTTCATGAGACCCGCCTTGACGATGCGGGCGAGCGGCGCGTTCGCAGCCGAGCAGAGCTTGATCGCGCGTCCGATGTCGCCGGCGAGGATGCACTTCTGCATCGTGGCCAGGAAGACGTCGCGGTTGATCGAGCTGCGGTACAGGTAGATCGAGCGCTCGATGATGATGCCGATCGCGATGATCTGCCAGAAGAGGATGGGGTACATGCCCCAACCGCCCTCTTCGAAGTGGTGCGCCAGCGTTGCCATGGTGCCTTTCTTCCTCCTGGGGGCTTCTCGTGGATGCTGCGGTCTCGACTTCGCGAGCACGCTCGGTAAGCAATGTTTCGAAGCGAAAAGCGCAGCTTCCTACGGGAACGGCGAGCGATGATACAGGCCCGGGTATTGAGGTCAAGAGTGATCTCGATCCGCTTTCCTGGGCGTTTGTGGGGGGGTTCGACACGCGTGCGAGTCGGTCCTTAGAGGTCGATTTGCACGATTCGGTTCCGTCGAAGATCGATCGCCGTCGAGGTGTCCGCGATGACGGCGCGCACACGGCGCGGCCACCCAGGCACGCCGTGCGATCGCCCGCCATCCGATCGGCCTGGACGCGTTCGCGAGCCCTTGCGCGCGACGGGCCGATGCGTTGACAATCCGAGCCCAGCTACAGTAGCTTCGCGCGGCGTTCGTAGAGTCGCGCGATCGATCCTCTCCGACCACGCACCTCGCTGCGCGCTCATCTGGGAAGTGGCGAACAGCGAGCGCTAGCCGCGCTGCCTGACGACTAGGAAGAACAGCGCAAGGAAGCTCAAGGAGCCCCGCAAGATGGAAGCTATCTGGCATGCCCTCCGTGATGGCGCGCCGTTCTCGTTCATCAACGTCGCCGTCCTCGCCATCGTGCTGGCGATCATCGCGGAGCGCTTCGTCTACATCCTGACGAAGTACCGCGTGAACTCGCGCGAGTTCATGGCGCAGATCCGGAAGCTGGTGCAGGCCGGGAACATCGATCGCGCGATCAAGCTCTGCGAGGCGGCGCCGCTGCCGCTGCTGCAGGTCGTGAAGGCGGGCCTCACGCAGGTGAACCGCGGTGACGAAGCGGTCATCGCGTCGATGGAAGAGCGCTGGGCCGAGCTCCACCCCGAGCTCGAGAAGCGCATCGGCGCGCTGTGGACGCTCGCGAACATCGCGACGCTCGTCGGTCTGCTCGGAACCATCTCGGGCCTCATCCGCGCGTTCGGCGCGCTCGGCTCGGCGGCTCCGGCGCAGCGCGCGGCGCTCCTCGCGGCCGGTATCTCCGAGGCCATGTGGAACACGGCGCTCGGCCTCGGCATCGCCGTCATCTGCATGACGTTCCACCTCTTCCTCCACAGCCAGGCGAAGAAGATCAAGCAGGACATGGAGCTCTCGACGATGAAGCTCGAGAACCTGCTGATGCAGAAGGGCCGCTGAGGCGCGCCGCTCGCTCCTCCACTGAGGAAAGCGCATGGAGCTGACGCCGCGCCAGCAGGCTTACGTCCGCAAGCGGACGAAGCACGACGAGCCCGATCCCAGCGAGGTCGCGGGCGAGCTCAACATCGTTCCGTTCCTCGACATCGTCGTGAACCTGATCCTCTTCCTGCTCGCGACGTCGGCGCAGGTGATGATCGTCGCCGAGCTCGACGCGCACCTGCCGTCGCTCTCGCGCGGTCGTCGCGCATCGAGCTCGACCGAGCAGGGCAGCACGCTGAACCTCAGCGTCACGATCGCGGAGAACGGCATCATCGTCTCGGGCTCGGGCGGCAAGCTCGCGCCGGGATGCACGCAGATGCAGTCGGGCCGCGTGATCACCGTGCCGCGCGGCGGAGACGGGACGTACAACTGGCGCGCGCTCACGGAGTGCGTCGCGCGGGTGCACTCGCAGTTCCCCGACGAGAACCAGGTGATCCTCAGCGCGGATCCGAGCATCGAGTACGAGCACATCATCCAGGCGATGGATGCGGTGCGCGCGCAGGGCACGGACCCGCTGTTCCCGAACGTGATGCTCTCCGCGGGCGTCAGGTGATCTGAATGGCCTCCGAATCGAACACGCCCAGCGGCGGGCACGGCGAGAAGGCCACGATGGCCCAGGTGAAGGGCCTCGTGCGGCGCAAGCTGCGCAAGGTCCCGCCGCACGAAGAGCAGAGCCTGAACATCTATCCGATGATGGACATCATGACCATCATCCTGGTGTTCATGATCATGCAGGTCGCGAACGAGACCGCGAACATCTCGCAGAGCGACGAGCTCCAGCTGCCGTGGACGACGTCGACCGAGCAGCTCACGGAAGCGCTCGCGATCCAGATCTCGCGCACCGAGGTGATCGTCGACGGTCGTCCGGTGGTGCAGCTCCGCAACGGCACGGTCGATCCGAGCCAGAAGCAGGGCGGCGCGAACGGCTTCCTGATCACCCCGCTGCTCAACGAGATGCAGCAGCACCGCGATCGCCTGAAGCTGATCGCGCAGCGCAACCCGCGCCGTCCGTTCACGGGCGAGGTGCAGATCATCGCGGATCGCCGGACGCCGTTCCGGACGCTGAGCGAGATCATCTACACGATCGGTCAGGCCGAGTTCGCGCACATGCACTTCGTCGCCCTCGAGGAGTCGCAGGGCGGTGGCGGCGGCGGGCACTGAGCGATCGAGCGAGTGAGCGAAGCGGAGGCCGGTGCGAGCGATCGCACCGGCCTTCTGCGTTTCAGCGTGCGTCGACGTGCACGAAGACGCTCATCACGACGCGCTCGTCGGTCGGATCGGGGTCGGGCTGCACGTCCGAGCCGATCACGTGAGCAGGCAGGCGCGCGCTCGCGGCGCGTCGTGCGATGCAGGCGTCGAGCGTCCCTTCGGTGTCGACGATCACGCCCGCCGCATCCGCGAGGGGGCGCACGTCGACGATCGCGCCGCGCGCAGGGACGAGGATCGCGCTGGTGCGCACGGCGCTCGGCAAGGACGCGACGCCGAGCTCGTCGGCGCAGGCGCAGACGGCGTGTGCGATCACGGGCGCGCTCTCGTCGTGCAGCGTGCGGACGAGCGCGGCGGACAAGACGCCACCCGGTGCGGCCGGGGCGACCGAGCACTGGCGCGCAGCGGGAGACGCGGGCGTCGGCGGCGGCACGCTCGCGCACGCCGAGGCGGCGAGCGCGACGAACCATCCTGCGTATGGGCGCATGGGCGCGTCGACCACGACGGCGCGCCGAGGTTCCGCGGCTACAAGCGCGCGAGCTGGGCGCGGGCGTCGGCGTTGCGCGGGTCGATGCGCAGGGCCTGCTCGAACGACTGGCGGGCGCGGGCGCGATCGCCGGCGGCCGCGAGCGCACGGCCGAGCCCGACGTGGTAGCGCGCGTTGCGCGGCTCGATCGAGACCGCCTGGCGATACGCCTGCACCGCGCCCGACGTGTTGCCGGACTGCATGCGCGCGGCGCCGAGGCCGGACCACACGCTCGCGTCGCGCGGGCGGATGCGGCTGGCGCGCTCGTAGGCGCGAGCCGCGTCGGCGTAGCGACGCGCCTGGAACGCGCTGCGCGCTTCGGTGCGCAGCTGATCGAAGTCGCCGCCGCCCGCCGACGCGGTGGTGGCGCCGCGCGAGCCGAACGAGGACGCGATCACCGGGCGCGCGGCGGGCGCTTCGGCGCGGGTCGCGCTCCCACGCGAGCGGCGGCGGTCGCGGCGCGACGAGCGCGACTCGGGCTCGGGCGTCGGGGCGGCGGGCTCGAGCGCAGGGGCGGGCTCGGCCGCGGGAGGCGGCGCTTCGGGCTCCGCGGCGGGCGTGGGCTCGGCCGCGGCGACCGCGACGGGCTCGCTGGGGGCCTGCTCGGGCGTCGGCTCGGGGGTAGGCGCGTCGACGGCCGCCGGCGGCTCGGGAGCCGCCACGGGCTCGCTGGGGGCCGCGCTGGTGGGCGTCGCGGCGGCGGGCGCGACGACGACGGGCGCCGGCGAGGGCGCTGCGGCGGGCGAGGGCGCTGCGGCGGGCGCGGACACCGCTGCTTCGGTCTCGCCGCTCGCGAAGAGGTAGCTGCCGAGGAGCCCGGTCGCGCCCGCGATGCCGCAGAACGCGACGAGACCGCCGACGACGAGGTACGGCGTGGGCACGCCGCGACGCGGCCCGTGGATCGACGCGAGCTCGCCCGTGGTGAGCGCGGAGACGCTGGCGCTCGGCGGCTCGGCGGCGGGCGCCACCGGCTCGGGCTCGATCGTGGGGACCGGCGCGACGTCCGGATCGTCGTCGCGGGCCTCGCTCAGCGCTTCGTAGGTGTCGGCCGGCTCGGGCTCGCCATCGGGGGGCGCCTGGTCGTCGCGACGCGCGTCGCTCTCGGGTGCTGCCTGGCTCGCCGGAGCCGCAGTCTCGGCGGAGCTCGCCGGCTGCCGAGGGCTCTCCGGGGGCGCTTCGGCGACGGTCGCGACCGGGGGAGGTGCGGCATCGACCGCCGTCGTCGCGGCGTCGACGACCGGGAGGACCGCGCCGTCGCTCTCGGGCGCTCCGGTCGGCTTGGTGGACGGCTCCTCGATCGGCTTCGCGATCGGTGCCGGCTCGGGCTTCACCAGCGTCGCCGGCGTGGGCGTCTTCGCGGGCGGCGGCGTGACCTTGGGCGCGCGGATCGGCTCGGGCGCGGGCATCCCCGGCGTCGTGCGCATCGCCGCGCCTGCGGGCGCGACGGGCCGCACCGCGTAGGGCAGCGGCGGCGTGCTCCGCGGACGCACCGACTTCGTGCCCGGCGCCGGCGGCGGCGCCGAAGGACGCGGTGCGGGGCGCGCCGCGCGCAGATCCGCGGGCGTCAGCGGCGTCGTGGGATCCGCATCGCGTCGGAACGGCGGCGGCGCGCCGGTGCGCGACGGCTCGGCGCGTGACGCCGAGAGCACCTGCTCGGCGCGCGCGAGATCCATCGGCGTGAGCTCCTGCGTGCGATCGGCGCTCTTCGCGAGCACGCGCTCCGCCTGCGCGAGGTCGAGCGGCGTGAGCTCCTGCGTCGGCTCCGCGCCGTTCACGAGCACGCGCTCGGCCTTCGCGAGATCGAGCGAGGTCAGCTCCTGCGTGCGATCGCTATTGGGCTTCGGCAGCGCGATGCCCACCAGGGTCTGCTTGCGCGTCGGCGGGCGCAGCGTGCCGCTGCCCTTGCCGGTCGGCGCCGCGCTCAGGTGCTCGCCGATCGCGAACTCCGCGGTCGCCTCGCGCTTGGCGCTCGCCGCGTCCTGCGGGAGGAACGGCTCGAGCGTGCGCCGCACCTGCTGCGCCGAGAACGGCCGGTCGCGCGGCTCCTTGAGCAGCAGCTGGCCGATCAGCGCCGCGACGCCCGACGGCAGCGACACCGCGAGCTGCGGCGCGCTGTGCGAGCGCTGCGCCTCGAGCACGTGCTCCGTGCTGCCGCGGAAGACGGGCGTGCCCGTCAGCATCTCGTGGATGACGCAGCCCAGTGAGTAGAGGTCGCTGCGGAAGCTGACGAGCTTGCCTGCGACGTGCTCCGGCGAGACGTAGCCGGGCTTGCCCGTGACCTCGCCCGCGCCCGCGATGCGCATCGCGATGCCCGCGTCGATCACCGCGACCTTCGGCACGCCGCTCGGCTGCGCTTGCACCAGCACGTGCGCGGGCGAGAGATCGCGCATCAGCAATCCCGCGCGGTGGAGATCGTCGAGCGCGCCCGCGATCTGCGCCGCGACGGCGAGCGCCTCGGGCACCGTCAGCGCGCCCGAGCGCGCGAGGCGCACCGAGAGCGAGACGCCGTCGATCCACTCGCGGAAGAGCCAGATGAGCGAGTCGGCTTCGCCCGTCGCGAGCGGCGGGACGAGCGCGGGGTGCGTGAGCGTCGCCTGCTTCACGAGCTCGCGCTTGAGGCGGCTGCGCTCGGAGACGGTCCACGCGGTCGCGCCGCGCAGGAGCTTGAGGAGACCGCGGCGTCCGGTCTGCTTGTCGTCGGCGAGATAGAGCGTGCCCGAGTCGCCGTCGGCGAACGGCTCGACCACCTGGAAGCGCGCCGCGACGGCGGGCGGGATGGGATGCGGCTCGCGCGAGAGAGGCGTCTGCCCATCGCGCGGGCAGACCGCCTCGCCCTTCGCGAGGACGATCCGGCAGAGCGGGCAGACGAGCATGGTAGCCAGGACGAGACTACGGGGCACACCACGGGAGATCAACGATTCGCGCGGTGCTGCGCGCGACGCGCGCACGGTGGGCGCGCGCACGGAAATCGATCACAGGCGCCCAGGCTGACGGCCGCCACCCCACCGCCCGCCGTTCCGCCACGTGAGCCCTCGAAACCCGTTGTGATCGTGGCTCCGAGGGCCGGCACCGAGCGTGAAGAGAGGCGCTGCATGCTCTCGCGCGTCCACGCTGGTTGCCTCGTCGGCATCGAGGCTCGCCCCGTCGAGGTCGAGGTCCACCTCGGGAAGGGGCTCCCCGGGTTCGACCTCGTCGGTCTGCCCGAGGCCGCGGTCCGCGAGAGCCGGGTGCGGGTGCGCGCTGCGTTGGCGACGAGCGGGTTCGAGCTGCCGCCGCGTCACGTCGTGCTGAACCTCGCGCCTGCCGATCTGCGCAAGCGGGGTGCGAGCTTCGACCTCGCGATCGCGATCGCGGTGCTGAGCGCGAGCGGGCTCTGCGCGCCGAACCTGCTCGACGAGACGCTGATGGTCGGCGAACTCTCGCTCGCCGGCGAGCTGCGCATGGTGCGCGGCGTGTTGCCGCTGCTGCAGCTCGCGCGAGCGCGCGGCCTGTCGCGCGCGATCATCCCCGCAGGGCACGCGGCCGAGGCGCGGCTGGTCCGCGGGCTCGAGGTGCGCGCCGCACGATCGCTCGGCGACGTCGTCGCGTTCCTCGGTGCGACGGGCGATCTGCCGCGCGTCGATGCGTCGCCCGCGCCGCGCGCGGTGCGGGATCCCGACGAGCCCGATCTCGCGGAAGTGCGCGGTCAGGACGGAGCGCGTCGCGCGCTCGAGATCGCGGCGGCGGGCCATCACGACGTGCTGCTCATCGGACCGCCGGGCGCGGGCAAGACGATGCTCGCGCGTCGTCTGCCCGGACTTCTTCCTCCGCCCGACGACGACGAGCGCGCGGAGATCGCGACGATCGCGAGCGCGGCGGGGCTCGACGGATTCGACGGAGGCGCGCGCCGTCCGTTCCGCGCGCCGCACCACACCGCGAGCGCCGCCGCGCTGATCGGCGGCGGCGATCCGGTGCGCCCCGGCGAGGTCACGCTCGGGCACGCAGGCGTGCTCTTCCTGGACGAGCTGCCGGAGTTCGCGCGGCCCGCGATCGAGTCGCTGCGCACGACGATGGAGTCGGGCGTCGCGGTGGTGGCGCGCGCGAGAGAGCGCGTGAGCATGCCGGCGCGCCCGCTCGTGGTCGCGGCGATGAACCCGTGCCCGTGTGGCTTCTCGGGCGAGCCCACGCGCCTCTGCTCGTGCACGCCGAGCCGCGTGGAGCAGTACCGCGCGCGTGTGAGCGGGCCGCTGCTCGATCGCTTCGATCTGCACGTCGCGCTGCCGCCGGTGAAGCTCGCCGAGCTCGGTGACGCGGCGCCCTCCGAGTCGAGCGCGGCCGTGCGAGCGCGGGTGATCGCAGCGCGCGAGCGCGCCATCGCGAGCGGCGACGTCATCGGCGTGAAGACGGCGAACCCGTCGCGCTCGCTCGAGCGCGATCTCGCGTCGCTGTCGCCCGACGCGCGCACGCTGCTCGATCTCGCGGGTGAGCGCCTCGGCCTCAGCATGCGCGGCTTCTCGCGCGCGCTGCGCGTGGCGCGGACGATCGCGCACCTCGCGGCGGCGGGGCGCGTCGAAGCGCCGCACGTCGCGGAGGCGCTGCAGTACCGGCTGCTCGATCGGCGCGTCTCGGGCGCGCCGGCCGTGCGCGCCGGCTGACTCTCGCGAGCGAATCGTCGCTCGCGTGTTCGTGAACGGAAGAAGAGGAGAAGAGAGATGACGTCGATGAAGGAGAAGCTGAAGGCGGTGCAGCAGGCGGTCAGCGCCAT includes:
- a CDS encoding ExbD/TolR family protein, coding for MASESNTPSGGHGEKATMAQVKGLVRRKLRKVPPHEEQSLNIYPMMDIMTIILVFMIMQVANETANISQSDELQLPWTTSTEQLTEALAIQISRTEVIVDGRPVVQLRNGTVDPSQKQGGANGFLITPLLNEMQQHRDRLKLIAQRNPRRPFTGEVQIIADRRTPFRTLSEIIYTIGQAEFAHMHFVALEESQGGGGGGH
- a CDS encoding YifB family Mg chelatase-like AAA ATPase, giving the protein MLSRVHAGCLVGIEARPVEVEVHLGKGLPGFDLVGLPEAAVRESRVRVRAALATSGFELPPRHVVLNLAPADLRKRGASFDLAIAIAVLSASGLCAPNLLDETLMVGELSLAGELRMVRGVLPLLQLARARGLSRAIIPAGHAAEARLVRGLEVRAARSLGDVVAFLGATGDLPRVDASPAPRAVRDPDEPDLAEVRGQDGARRALEIAAAGHHDVLLIGPPGAGKTMLARRLPGLLPPPDDDERAEIATIASAAGLDGFDGGARRPFRAPHHTASAAALIGGGDPVRPGEVTLGHAGVLFLDELPEFARPAIESLRTTMESGVAVVARARERVSMPARPLVVAAMNPCPCGFSGEPTRLCSCTPSRVEQYRARVSGPLLDRFDLHVALPPVKLAELGDAAPSESSAAVRARVIAARERAIASGDVIGVKTANPSRSLERDLASLSPDARTLLDLAGERLGLSMRGFSRALRVARTIAHLAAAGRVEAPHVAEALQYRLLDRRVSGAPAVRAG
- a CDS encoding MotA/TolQ/ExbB proton channel family protein, coding for MATLAHHFEEGGWGMYPILFWQIIAIGIIIERSIYLYRSSINRDVFLATMQKCILAGDIGRAIKLCSAANAPLARIVKAGLMKVNRPDSEVQAAMDEAALRELPKIEQRTGYLALLANLAMLSGLLGTVTGLIAAFGAVANADAASRATMLARGISEAMNCTAFGLLAAIIALIGFAVLNGKTQSLLDDINGATVQVMNLVVNNRSKINLQGLQQAA
- a CDS encoding protein kinase domain-containing protein is translated as MLVCPLCRIVLAKGEAVCPRDGQTPLSREPHPIPPAVAARFQVVEPFADGDSGTLYLADDKQTGRRGLLKLLRGATAWTVSERSRLKRELVKQATLTHPALVPPLATGEADSLIWLFREWIDGVSLSVRLARSGALTVPEALAVAAQIAGALDDLHRAGLLMRDLSPAHVLVQAQPSGVPKVAVIDAGIAMRIAGAGEVTGKPGYVSPEHVAGKLVSFRSDLYSLGCVIHEMLTGTPVFRGSTEHVLEAQRSHSAPQLAVSLPSGVAALIGQLLLKEPRDRPFSAQQVRRTLEPFLPQDAASAKREATAEFAIGEHLSAAPTGKGSGTLRPPTRKQTLVGIALPKPNSDRTQELTSLDLAKAERVLVNGAEPTQELTPLDLAQAERVLAKSADRTQELTPMDLARAEQVLSASRAEPSRTGAPPPFRRDADPTTPLTPADLRAARPAPRPSAPPPAPGTKSVRPRSTPPLPYAVRPVAPAGAAMRTTPGMPAPEPIRAPKVTPPPAKTPTPATLVKPEPAPIAKPIEEPSTKPTGAPESDGAVLPVVDAATTAVDAAPPPVATVAEAPPESPRQPASSAETAAPASQAAPESDARRDDQAPPDGEPEPADTYEALSEARDDDPDVAPVPTIEPEPVAPAAEPPSASVSALTTGELASIHGPRRGVPTPYLVVGGLVAFCGIAGATGLLGSYLFASGETEAAVSAPAAAPSPAAAPSPAPVVVAPAAATPTSAAPSEPVAAPEPPAAVDAPTPEPTPEQAPSEPVAVAAAEPTPAAEPEAPPPAAEPAPALEPAAPTPEPESRSSRRDRRRSRGSATRAEAPAARPVIASSFGSRGATTASAGGGDFDQLRTEARSAFQARRYADAARAYERASRIRPRDASVWSGLGAARMQSGNTSGAVQAYRQAVSIEPRNARYHVGLGRALAAAGDRARARQSFEQALRIDPRNADARAQLARL
- a CDS encoding ExbD/TolR family protein, coding for MELTPRQQAYVRKRTKHDEPDPSEVAGELNIVPFLDIVVNLILFLLATSAQVMIVAELDAHLPSLSRGRRASSSTEQGSTLNLSVTIAENGIIVSGSGGKLAPGCTQMQSGRVITVPRGGDGTYNWRALTECVARVHSQFPDENQVILSADPSIEYEHIIQAMDAVRAQGTDPLFPNVMLSAGVR
- a CDS encoding MotA/TolQ/ExbB proton channel family protein, producing MEAIWHALRDGAPFSFINVAVLAIVLAIIAERFVYILTKYRVNSREFMAQIRKLVQAGNIDRAIKLCEAAPLPLLQVVKAGLTQVNRGDEAVIASMEERWAELHPELEKRIGALWTLANIATLVGLLGTISGLIRAFGALGSAAPAQRAALLAAGISEAMWNTALGLGIAVICMTFHLFLHSQAKKIKQDMELSTMKLENLLMQKGR